In Herbaspirillum seropedicae, a single window of DNA contains:
- the argJ gene encoding bifunctional glutamate N-acetyltransferase/amino-acid acetyltransferase ArgJ has protein sequence MAVNSPIPVPSDLKAVAGIELGHAEAGVRKANRKDVLVMKLAETATVAGVFTKNRFCAAPVQICQANLAQLSAGKPIRALVINTGNANAGTGEEGLQRAKSVCAALAQQMGVEAQQILPFSTGVILEPLPADRIIAGLPQAIGNLKADNWFNAAESIMTTDTQPKAASRTLTIGGKQVVMTGISKGAGMIKPNMATMLGFLAFDAKLPQALLNQLVKDAADHSFNCITIDGDTSTNDSFILMATGAGELEITSADSEEYQQLAAAVTDLSQHLAHQIVRDGEGATKFIEVAVEDGKSVEECRQIAYSIGHSPLVKTAFFASDPNLGRILAAIGYAGIDDLDVSKINLWLDDVWVAKDGGRNPDYREEDGQRVMKKAEIVVRVKLARGAAKASIWTCDLSHDYVSINADYRS, from the coding sequence ATGGCCGTCAATTCCCCGATTCCCGTTCCTTCCGACCTCAAAGCCGTCGCCGGCATCGAACTCGGCCATGCCGAGGCGGGTGTGCGCAAGGCCAATCGCAAGGACGTGCTGGTCATGAAGCTGGCCGAGACGGCCACCGTGGCGGGCGTGTTCACCAAGAACCGTTTCTGTGCCGCCCCGGTGCAGATCTGCCAGGCCAACCTGGCCCAGTTGAGCGCCGGCAAGCCCATCCGCGCGCTGGTCATCAACACCGGCAACGCCAACGCCGGCACCGGTGAAGAAGGCCTGCAGCGCGCCAAGTCGGTCTGCGCCGCCCTGGCCCAGCAGATGGGCGTGGAGGCGCAGCAGATCCTGCCATTCTCGACCGGCGTGATCCTGGAACCGCTGCCGGCCGACCGCATCATCGCCGGCCTGCCGCAAGCCATCGGCAACCTGAAGGCCGACAACTGGTTCAACGCGGCTGAGTCCATCATGACCACCGACACCCAGCCCAAGGCGGCCTCGCGCACCCTCACCATTGGTGGCAAGCAAGTGGTGATGACCGGCATCAGCAAGGGGGCTGGCATGATCAAGCCCAACATGGCCACCATGCTGGGCTTCCTGGCCTTCGACGCCAAGCTGCCGCAGGCCCTGCTGAACCAGCTGGTCAAGGACGCCGCTGACCACTCCTTCAACTGCATCACCATCGATGGCGATACCTCGACCAACGATTCCTTCATCCTGATGGCCACCGGCGCCGGCGAGCTGGAGATCACCAGCGCCGACAGCGAGGAATACCAGCAACTAGCCGCCGCCGTCACCGACCTGTCGCAGCACCTGGCGCACCAGATCGTGCGTGATGGCGAAGGCGCCACCAAGTTCATCGAAGTGGCCGTAGAAGACGGCAAGAGCGTCGAGGAATGCCGCCAGATCGCCTACTCCATCGGCCACTCGCCGCTGGTCAAGACCGCCTTCTTCGCCTCCGACCCGAACCTGGGCCGCATCCTGGCCGCCATCGGCTATGCCGGCATCGATGACCTGGATGTGTCCAAGATCAACCTGTGGCTGGACGACGTCTGGGTCGCCAAGGATGGCGGCCGCAATCCGGATTACCGCGAAGAAGATGGCCAGCGCGTCATGAAGAAGGCCGAGATCGTGGTGCGCGTGAAGCTGGCGCGTGGCGCGGCCAAGGCGTCCATCTGGACCTGCGACCTGTCGCACGATTACGTGTCCATCAACGCCGACTATCGTTCCTGA
- a CDS encoding ATP-binding protein — protein MTQLDQFLQRAEALLARVEAILPQAAAREPDWNAAVAFRWRGATAQRPGYLQAVGHISQIGLSDLHNIGPQKEQIDQNTRQFVEGRPANNVLLTGARGTGKSSLIKACLNQYADRGLRLIEVDKDDLHDLQDIVELVAARPERFIVFCDDLSFEEGEGGYKALKVALDGSIAAQSDNVLIYATSNRRHLMPERLSDNSTYTHTEDGDLHPGETVEEKISLSERFGLWVTFYPFKQDDFLEIVAHWLRHFGCNDAQIAEARADALRWALQRSSRSGRVAWQFARDYAGKAQR, from the coding sequence ATGACCCAGCTAGACCAATTCCTGCAGCGCGCCGAAGCCTTGCTGGCGCGCGTCGAAGCCATCCTGCCCCAGGCCGCCGCCCGCGAGCCGGACTGGAATGCCGCGGTTGCCTTCCGCTGGCGTGGCGCCACTGCGCAGCGCCCTGGCTACCTCCAGGCGGTCGGCCACATCTCGCAGATCGGCTTGTCGGATCTGCACAATATCGGCCCGCAAAAGGAACAGATCGACCAGAACACCCGCCAGTTCGTCGAAGGCCGTCCGGCCAACAACGTGCTGCTGACGGGCGCACGCGGCACCGGCAAGTCCTCGCTGATCAAGGCCTGCCTGAACCAGTACGCCGATCGTGGCCTGCGCCTGATCGAGGTGGACAAGGACGACCTGCATGACCTGCAGGACATCGTCGAGCTGGTAGCGGCACGTCCGGAGCGCTTCATCGTCTTCTGCGATGATCTCTCCTTTGAGGAAGGCGAGGGGGGCTACAAGGCGCTGAAGGTAGCGCTCGATGGCAGCATCGCCGCCCAGTCCGATAACGTCCTCATCTACGCCACCTCGAACCGTCGCCACCTGATGCCGGAACGTCTCTCCGACAACAGCACCTATACCCACACCGAGGATGGCGACCTGCATCCCGGCGAGACGGTGGAAGAAAAGATCTCGCTCTCCGAGCGCTTCGGCCTGTGGGTGACCTTCTACCCCTTCAAGCAGGACGATTTCCTGGAGATCGTGGCGCATTGGCTGCGCCACTTCGGCTGCAATGACGCCCAGATCGCCGAGGCCCGCGCCGATGCGCTGCGCTGGGCGCTGCAACGCAGTTCGCGCTCGGGCCGGGTGGCCTGGCAGTTCGCGCGCGACTACGCCGGCAAGGCGCAGCGCTGA
- a CDS encoding NUDIX domain-containing protein translates to MSAASKPVGKPIGEPIDVAVGILMQPNGDVLVGQRPEGKPYAGYWEFPGGKVEAGESIFAALQREFKEELGIEVLDGEPWCGVEHVYPHAHVRLHFYISRQWRGQPQSLEGQAFAWQGSVGVEPLLPATIPLIEWLDQLRYGEQAGN, encoded by the coding sequence ATGAGCGCAGCGTCCAAGCCCGTTGGCAAGCCTATTGGCGAGCCCATCGACGTGGCCGTGGGCATCCTGATGCAGCCCAACGGCGACGTGCTCGTGGGCCAGCGGCCGGAAGGCAAGCCCTATGCGGGTTACTGGGAATTCCCCGGCGGCAAGGTGGAGGCCGGCGAAAGCATCTTCGCCGCCCTGCAGCGCGAGTTCAAGGAAGAGCTGGGCATCGAGGTGCTCGACGGCGAGCCCTGGTGTGGTGTCGAGCACGTCTATCCGCATGCCCATGTCCGCCTGCATTTCTACATCAGCCGCCAGTGGCGCGGCCAGCCGCAGAGCCTGGAAGGCCAGGCCTTCGCCTGGCAGGGCAGCGTGGGCGTGGAGCCTTTGCTGCCGGCCACCATTCCGCTGATCGAATGGCTGGATCAGCTGCGGTACGGCGAACAAGCAGGCAATTGA
- the yacG gene encoding DNA gyrase inhibitor YacG produces MATIVDCPTCGAKVEWSEKNKFRPFCSERCKQIDLGAWAEEKYTIPAVNLPLDDEGDKPVQ; encoded by the coding sequence ATGGCTACGATCGTTGACTGCCCCACCTGCGGCGCCAAGGTGGAATGGAGTGAAAAAAACAAGTTTCGCCCGTTCTGCTCCGAACGCTGCAAGCAAATCGACCTGGGCGCCTGGGCCGAAGAGAAATACACCATCCCGGCCGTGAACCTGCCGCTGGACGATGAAGGCGACAAGCCCGTGCAGTGA
- the zapD gene encoding cell division protein ZapD translates to MIVYEYPFNERIRTLLRLEDLYEKFVFFLHQESPHQHHIALATIFEMLEVAGRADLKSDLLQELERQKQILLAYQSNPNVEPEMLNAILAEVDQASSALAAAQGKTGQNIRDNEWLMSIRGRTIIPGGACEFDLPAYYAWQQHPFERRFQDISNWFAPLIPLFDAIAIVMRLLRESGHAVKINAEGGSYQQMLQGKVYQMLRLSLDMELGAIPEISANKYMLWVRFTQQDGDEKPRSFEGEVPFELALCGF, encoded by the coding sequence TTGATCGTCTACGAATACCCTTTCAACGAGCGTATTCGCACGCTGTTGCGACTGGAAGACCTGTATGAGAAGTTCGTCTTCTTCCTGCATCAGGAAAGCCCGCATCAGCATCACATCGCCCTTGCCACCATTTTTGAAATGCTGGAGGTCGCCGGACGCGCCGACCTCAAGTCCGACCTGCTGCAAGAGCTGGAACGGCAAAAGCAGATCCTGCTGGCCTACCAGTCCAATCCCAATGTCGAGCCCGAGATGCTCAACGCCATCCTGGCCGAAGTAGACCAGGCCAGCAGCGCCCTCGCAGCGGCCCAGGGCAAGACCGGCCAGAACATCCGCGACAATGAATGGCTCATGAGCATCCGCGGCCGCACCATCATCCCTGGCGGTGCTTGCGAATTCGACCTGCCCGCCTACTACGCTTGGCAACAACACCCCTTCGAGCGACGTTTCCAGGATATTTCCAACTGGTTCGCTCCGCTGATCCCGCTGTTCGACGCCATCGCCATCGTCATGCGACTGCTGCGCGAATCCGGCCATGCAGTGAAGATCAATGCCGAAGGCGGCAGTTACCAACAGATGCTGCAGGGCAAGGTCTACCAGATGCTGCGCCTGTCGCTCGACATGGAGCTCGGCGCGATTCCCGAGATCTCGGCCAACAAGTACATGCTGTGGGTGCGCTTCACCCAGCAGGATGGTGACGAGAAGCCGCGCTCCTTCGAGGGCGAAGTCCCCTTCGAACTGGCCCTGTGCGGCTTTTGA